The DNA segment TTGAAGAGTAGTGTACAGATCAGGCCTAGATAAATGCATGTAACATTATATGTAGATGTAGAACCACATGTATTGCTTGGAGCTGTTGAAGACTCCAATCAGGGAGTATGAGAAGTATTAGTACTACCATATATAGTAACAAGAAATGCAGAGATGCAGAGGAGACTGACTAGTATGTTCAACAAAGCACTATGAATGTTTAGTTTATTGATGTAGTATTGGCTGCTCATGCTAGGTGAGCTATTCATTTATCATTGTTCAAAAAATCATTATGCCGCTAAAGATTTAGTTATTTTGAGTCCACATTTTATTTTGGTGATACTCTTATGACACTACGTTATAAATACAAAGATAAAGAAATTGATGTGCCAAATTGTTGATGAGTGAAAattaatacttgaaaaaaaagagaaagagattcAAATCCTATGTGGCTCTTGTTAGTATGTGGTTTCTTTCTCAATCTACCTTCCCCTccccaacaaaagaaaaaatgtattttagggGGTGTTTGAAAGAGTTTGTAAGGAAGAAATATTTCAACTAATGACTCCTATAAGATGTTGGtcatattttagataaaataatgtCTTTCTAAGTTACTAGTTTTGTCGCACTATTTATTACATAAGCTCTTATATAACATGctttttattgaatatatatgtttaattaaGCTGTTTGCCCAAACACATTAGCTGATAATGGGCAACCGGAACTCAGTTGTGTTTACCAACCACATATTGAGCTTCAAATAGTGGTTTCCACATCATTGGCCAACCTGACTCATCCTACCCAGGCTGGCATCGAAATATAACTAGAAAAGCCTCCAAAATAGTGATAATGATAGCAGACTTTATAAATTGTAAGAAAAACAGCAAAAATTATTGTGATGTTCTTCCTATCTATATTGTTGTTACTTGCATGGCCTTGTTTATTAAATACACATCAAGAATTTTATGCCCAAACACTCCACTACTCTAACAAAATCTCAACATAAAACATAATGATCTATATACCACATATAAGAACAAGCAAGAAAGAAATCAACCTATTCTGATTCAGAACCCTTAACACATATACATCAGCAATCCTTTCAACAAACCAGGCAAACCTAAAAAATTCCAAATGCAAGTAAAacctaaattaataataactgtagaagaagaaagaatggTGTTACGGTTTACTTGCACGGGAGATCTTCAATAGAGACAGTGGTGTTGGTCGAGCATTCTGGTGCACAAGTCACGACTGGAATATTGGAAGTTGGTTAGAACATAATCCtgcatgaaaattgaaaattcaatATTCAATCGTTATTTAGATTCTAACAGTATCCTACAAATGACTGTATGACTGACATCATCCAAAAATATTACGTAGGTAACAGTTTAAACCTACAAACTGGATTCAGGTCTATTAGTTAGTGAAATTAAACACtaaaattgtttgatttttcaAATATAGACACTATGAACCTTTTCACGTTATGGTATAATTGACAGTaactaaaactttaaaaaatcaaaGGAAATTAGCCAACAGGAAGGAAAATGGAATGCTGAAACAATATAGACAGGAGCACATACTTGAATGATTTATAATGATCAAATTTCGACATCAAAAACTAATAAACCTAGGCTATCCTTCTTATACAGATTGAGCCTCTACCCTGGTCTACAACAACTACTTGTTGTAGTTAAAAATCCACCACCACAATCTGCCATGATGCTGATGTGGCCACTTATTAACAGCATTGAGTCTGCTTACTTATGGTTTTCCCGTAGAATTAGGGTGATGAAAGGTGATGGGTGAAATTTTGTGATCTGATGCACCTATCATATCCTATAACTTTATTGATACTTGATAGTGATCTTATGGTTCTAATGTTGTATAGAAAAAAGTAGTACTAGGATGGGCATGAGGAAATAATGTTTCCATGAAATGAATTTAAAGTGTATATCTAGTGACATGGAATGAACAGTAGTGGAAACTCTGAGCAGCAAGTGCGAGAAACTTCAATCTCATTTTCAAGAGATCAATAATGAGGAACAAAAAGTGGGCACGAAGTCAGACCAAAGTGGATCAGTATTATTAGCTAGACCCGAGTTTTCGATGGCACAAAAGCCATCACAAATCTTTTTTAAAACCCATCCCAAGGACAATAGTTTGGTATGCCTATTAATTATAATGACTTGTGCGTGCCATATGACTTGGTTAATGCTCAAATATACACTGTTATGAAATTCATACATTTTACACGAATTTTAATTCCTTTGGGAATATAGATGGTAAAAGATGGTTATCAGTGGAAGAAGTATGGACAGAAGAAGGTTACCAAAGACAATCCTTCGCCTAGAGCTTATTTCGAGTGCTCCCTGGCTCCTAGCtgctcaaatttgaaaaaggtatgtatatttaattgattatcaTTTGTCATGTTTTTGATTCAGCAAAATTGTCATAGACTAAGTTTTTTCAAGACTCTGATTTCAAGAAAGCATGCATTGCTATTGCTCCATGGTTTTTAATGTTTGTGATTTCGATGAGCCACAATAGTGGTCAAACTTAAAACCTTTATGCAATTACATGTGTTAGGTGCAAAGAAGCATACAGGATAAGTCTATCCTTGTTGCAACTTATGAAGGAAAGCACAACCATGGTGTTTTTCATGATTTACTCAAGCCATCATCTTCTATACCCGAAACCTcaataatgattaataatttaccTATAACAAACATGCCTAACGACAAAGATACGTTGAACATTGACCTTGCTCTATGTAATTCGGATCAAACAGATATAAGACTTTGTGATGATGTTAAGCAACAGAACCACCGTGGCAGCAAAAGCAAAATTGAAGAATATGTAACTCCTCTAGTTAAAGATCCTGACTTCATCATGCCATTAGCTGAAGCAGTTGCCCACTCCCTCAAGAGCCAGACTTATAAGCAAGTGGGTCTTAACCTGAATTTGGGTCTTCCAGAACCTCATTTGTGAAGCAAGGTGAATGCACCTCAAAAATGTTGGGGATAATTTTAAATGGAGGTGGGAAAAAGTAGAAAAATGTAATATAGACTGTAGACTATAAGCATTACAGAATGCAATTGAACACGTGGACAGACAAGTGacataaattctaaaataaaaaagggaatgGAGAATTATCCAAGTAAAAGAAATTAGGGTGATACGTTAGCCAGAAAAATGTACTTTGTAGAAcaatataatttgttatatgaaaatcaaaaaataaagagttaATGCCTACTTTGTTGTAAATTATTAAGCATAATGTGGCTGGACCCTAGGTACCATTATGGGTTGAGATGGTGTTGCGGAAACTAAAGAATCAAAGATGTTGATTTTGAACTTACATAAAACTATGTAAGTCAAAGatgtttaaattaatcaataataaaacaaaatcttaattcTCAAGTCATCGATGAATGATAGGACATGCAAAGATATATAATGCACTGGCTATTGCCTATAGTAGTGCATATACATATAAGACAAATTGGTGCACGTGCTGGTTGGAACTAAAAAATTTCAGATAAGGAAAATTCTTATAGGGTCTAGGCTAGCTATAGGAAGCTATATTATGATAATTGATGAATGGTTTGCACTCTGCAGGAAGAAAGGGAGAAGGGGATAGACATGATTGTTGTTTCGGAGAAGAGTGCTGGAAAtgatgctaacaagtgtcttagTAACACCAGTGACGCCAACACTGAGGGTTCAATATGGGGCTACTTCACGTGCAGGTTTATGAATGATTACGACATATATAGGGTTTGGATGTTTCCTTTTATTAATGTAAAATGAGTGTACAAGTAGCTAATTCCatgtattactttttttatatatattttttatagttatatTATAGGTGTAAAATATTCAACCATGGTTATTAATGATTAACTTTTACTGAATAACTAAATTGATCgttaaattttttcttataactacaaattttaaattttatttaaagaatttgactgcaatttgactcaaatcagatatattgtaatataaaatttacttcttaaacatacatgaattttttcatgttaaattttattatagtgGTGACATATTTATTTTCCTCGTGACGTACAGTAAATAAAGTAAGTGAAAATCAAACTATTTTAATAAACAACTCACCTATCAAAATGAGTAAGttaactacttttttttatacgaTTGATGTACAGTGCTACATGGTTAATGAGACTTTAAACGTGTTATGATGTTTAAACTAAATAATCGTATCTCAAAGATAACCATGATGATACAACTGAAAAGCGACTACCTCTATAGATGTTCAATGAAAGGACTTTGAGATCTAAATGATACCAACTACATGGTATTGCTTAATGATTCAGAAACATCTGAAGAAAGCTTCGTTTTCAAGAGGGTATCTAAACAAAGATTGGAAAAACAATATAGCTTGGGTCCAGTACTTTCCGCACACTAGTAGTATGAATTCACAAGAAACTttccaatttaaaataaaatgtaatatataatgTGGCTTGAACAGGGGGCAGTTCTTCAAACCATGAAGTATATGGACTGGTTTAATCTTATATTAATTCTAATAAATTACAAGAACAACACAAGTAAGCTAGGTTgtcacactactagaaaaactgTTTTTCACGTCGCGGtatctacatcggttataaaaaaaccaatgtaGTACATGGTGCAGTGGCATTTTCGTAATAAATGCCAACTATATTATGCTGTTAATGATGGTTTTTTATAAACCGCCTTTGATGTTAATGTTACAAAGgcggttttataaaaaccgtctttgatcgaagtcatttttaattattttattcattttcactTTCATTAATTCACAACCCCTAAACCTAAAAAGCTTCCAGGAGAAAGGAGGAGCAACACAAAGGAAGGCCCGCCGTTGTGGTGTTGTCAGAGAAGAAGCCGCCAAGGCCGCGCGACACACAGTGAAGAAGACCATGAAGCAGTaacctctctttctctctctactaTTTCCCCCCTTTTCACTTCCACTTAGGGTtaggtttctctctctctccctcttcaATTCTTtaggtttttctttttgtttctttcgaATCGAAACTCCTTCAGAGAAATTAACGAAACCACAACAATTACTGTCATCGATTCGTTtcacaattttctttcttttttttctgtgttcaatttTCTTCAATAAAACGCTACTGAGCCACGCGTCGATGCAGTGCGCGTGGAACATGTGACCGCACTTGGGTAGCAAGTGAAGTGCGTCGTCGGCGTCGTCGAACTCCTCCAAACACACCGCACACTGAAACGCAGGGTTTTGCGGTGTCCTCATTTTGATTGTGGAGTAGTACGTGACGAGACACGTGGTGAGCACGTGCGGGTCGACTCCGCACGCGTGGCTTGTGGAAGCGCCTGGGGTTGTTCTTCGTGGGAGCAGTAGCAAATGAAGATGGAGCAGAATGTGGTGAAGAGGAGGGCGAAGAGGAAGATCACGAGTAACATGGGAAGCGTTGCTTTGGTGGAAGGGACATGAGCCACTACTGGTGCTACAGGGGATTGAGCATAtgaatatgatgatgatgatgctaGGAGGAAGAAGAGTACAATGAATTTCATTTGGATTCTTAATTAGTGTGTGTGTGACAAATTAAGGTTGTTgggttttaatgatattttgagTGAGAGTGGTTTTTGTTGTGTTTAAATAAGTGTATGTGCTGATGTGTTGCCATAGTTAGTTTGGTAAGAAGAGAAAGGAACATGggaatgttttgtttgtttaactTGTTAGGATAAGAAGTGGTTTTGGATGTGTCGTGATGGTTTTTATGATGGATAGAAATTAGAGTAGATAACATGCAAAACAAGTTTtcatattattcttttattttgacgAGCTAATGTTTTGAAGTATTGTGtgcttttattattcttttatttcactattttttattttattggttacaTTGTTGCTATTAGGGAGATTGGAATGGAGCTGGAGCTCACTCAAACTACAGGTAACATAACATAGAGCCTATAttgtattttactttttcagattattgtttgaattatttCCATTTTGAGAACTTGAAATGAATGGTGATTTCAGCACCAAGTCCATGGAAAACCTTAAAATATCAcaatatttttcttgtagttgttAACAAGTGGATATAAATTTATACCATCAAGTATCAACTAATAAAGAATTGAATTATTCCATTTAAtccttttcataaaaaataagtaatagtgttaaaaaatactactatGTTATGACTTATTTCGAAATGATTGGAACTAATATGCAGGGCTTTAGTCCTtagtttcttgtttttttccTCCTAAAAGTGCTTTTTGAAAGTTATCCAAACAAGGCCTGAGTATGTTTCTGTGATTGTGAATCAATTCGTGTTTTACGTTTCAAACCATTAATGGAATGTTCTGTATGCATGCACAGAGCTGAGTTCATTTAGTTCAGAAAGGGTTATAGTGAGTCTGCAAAAGATGATGCTTGCCATGTCCAACTACATTCCAAATTTTAATCTAACTAGCCAACAGGTAGAGTTGTGTGTGTGCTTAAGGTTGACTCTATACAATAAACATTATCTACTTATCTCATGATAGAAAAGTCAGGAATCCACTTATGTAATAAAGTAGATCCCCAAATATTCTAAACATATGGTGTAGTATCAAATCCCAAAGATAAAAACACtttgcaagaaagaaaatactttttccaagattctaaaaaaaaaagtcactaggttaaaattaacttatactcTCTAACTTTCTCGAAAACTTGTACTCCTATAACTTTTCTTATAGTTAAGAATAAAATACTTGACTAAAAGCTTACATAAGCTAGAAGCTAATCCAAGTTGGACAATAGTTATTTACTTATATGGAATCCATTTAAGTGCTTGACATCCTGATTCAATTCTCATGGAAATCTATTTTTTGTATTCAGTAAGAGTTAGTTCTAGGCCAGCTGATGCTGCAATTGCTAGACTTATTCAAGGAACAAAGGTGCTTACATCAGGAGGGACCGATAAgctatttcaacaaacatttggGGGTTTTCCAGGAGAGAAGCTCTTATAGCCATGTGCTTGCTACATATCAACAAACTCTGGACCTCTAATTGGAACACTCTATATATCCACCAAAAGATTAGCATTTTGCAGTGACTCTCTATTGTGCCATCATCCATTCTCCCTACAGCAGCATGAATGCGTTTATTATAAGGTACCTTTTCACCTCATTGCctagttatatttttatgcaGTTCACATGAATTAGTTTTAGGGATGATATTCACACACTATTCATCAAAGTCTCATTGCctggtattttttattagtattaaaTTCGTTTTAGTTACTTATCTCAGGTCTCAGATGAAATACGGTTGTATATTTCAAAGCaatatttctctcattttttgttccaattttttataaatgttttgtTTGCTTGCGGAATTAATGGTGATTTTATGAATTTAGATGTTGTCATCTGCTGGAATGGAGcttatgcatgattttggtataaatattattaagaatttgttgtttattttaatcatgCTAATTTTGAATGCAGTAACATCTCTGTGTATCCATATTTATGTTTCTTTACTTGTATTCCATTAATAAGCAGTTCATCTGCTGAATATGTAACTAATTTCCGGATAAAGTAATTTCTATATTTGAATTTTCAGGGAAGAGTGAAATGGCGGCATCACCCGACATcatttttgatattttgaatTCCAAAGGTATCATTTTAATAACTTCTCATGTATGCATAATTCCTTTCTCCCTTTCTGAATGATGAACTAAAACAGATTTTTGGGTTTTATGGAGAAATTAGAGAAGTTGTTCTTGTTGGTTTTCATCAAATTTTGGCGtttgtgttttaaaataatacaagCATTGTTAAATATTGTCTCTGTAATTGCAAATCTATGAATATCCACAATTGAATCATgtcaaatttattgaattttatgatGTTCGGGCTGCAGAAGCTTCTCTTTGTGCATTGAATGGGATCTGCTTTGCTGGGAAGCACATTAAGCTTGAAC comes from the Glycine soja cultivar W05 chromosome 6, ASM419377v2, whole genome shotgun sequence genome and includes:
- the LOC114415992 gene encoding probable WRKY transcription factor 40 produces the protein MAQKPSQIFFKTHPKDNSLMVKDGYQWKKYGQKKVTKDNPSPRAYFECSLAPSCSNLKKVQRSIQDKSILVATYEGKHNHGVFHDLLKPSSSIPETSIMINNLPITNMPNDKDTLNIDLALCNSDQTDIRLCDDVKQQNHRGSKSKIEEYVTPLVKDPDFIMPLAEAVAHSLKSQTYKQVGLNLNLGLPEPHL